A window of the Bufo gargarizans isolate SCDJY-AF-19 chromosome 1, ASM1485885v1, whole genome shotgun sequence genome harbors these coding sequences:
- the DYNLL1 gene encoding dynein light chain 1, cytoplasmic → MSERKAVIKNADMSEEMQQDAVEIATQALEKFNIEKDIAACIKKEFDKKYNPTWHCIVGRNFGSYVTHETKHFIYFYLGQVAILLFKSG, encoded by the exons ATGTCTGAGAGAAAAGCCGTCATCAAGAATGCGGACATGTCCGAGGAGATGCAGCAGGACGCGGTGGAAATCGCCACCCAAGCCCTGGAGAAATTCAACATAGAGAAGGACATAGCTGCCTGCATCAAGAAG GAGTTTGACAAGAAGTACAACCCTACATGGCACTGCATCGTGGGCAGGAACTTCGGCAGCTACGTCACCCACGAGACCAAACACTTCATCTACTTCTATTTGGGCCAGGTTGCAATCCTTCTATTTAAATCCGGCTAG